Proteins from a genomic interval of Desulfomonilaceae bacterium:
- a CDS encoding ABC transporter substrate-binding protein, protein MRSIVSVFTLMCVIVGLLAFGSLSPAADDIKIGIIDTYSGPPSSYALDVLDGFKLALNKINASGGVLGKKISFVTRDDKFKVDLGLTQAKELIMRENVNLLMGTINSAVSLAVSDLAKKEKIPFLVTYGKSSNITGAKGHKYVFSMNENTEMIGKAAAIGLSKRPFVKYWIAGDDYEYGHAIADGVWNHLKKMKPDVQLMGQSWWKVGEPDFTPYITSILSAKPDAVIVATGGAGCIPFLKAAKNTGFNEKVPIYMHTATELSTLRPLGLDAPEGVIGTANYYFYYPETPENKVFVDEFRGAYNRYPSFGSLIGWYTANFIAKAYEKAGKVDPEKFAEALSGLTIDSPVGKLTVRQFDNQLMLPMFMGVTKKGPGYDFLIATDIMTIPAAELMPSIEDIKKAREHK, encoded by the coding sequence ATGAGAAGTATTGTTTCAGTATTCACTTTAATGTGCGTAATTGTGGGCTTGCTTGCCTTCGGCAGTTTAAGTCCAGCCGCGGATGACATCAAGATCGGGATTATCGACACCTATAGTGGGCCTCCGAGTTCATACGCATTGGACGTTCTGGATGGATTCAAACTTGCGTTAAACAAAATAAACGCTAGTGGCGGTGTCCTCGGCAAAAAAATTAGCTTTGTCACCAGGGATGACAAATTCAAGGTTGATCTGGGGCTGACACAGGCTAAGGAACTGATAATGCGTGAAAATGTCAATCTGCTGATGGGAACAATTAATAGCGCAGTTTCTCTGGCGGTTTCAGATCTTGCCAAGAAAGAAAAGATACCCTTTTTGGTGACTTACGGAAAAAGCTCTAATATTACAGGGGCCAAAGGCCACAAGTATGTTTTTTCAATGAATGAAAACACTGAAATGATCGGAAAGGCAGCCGCCATCGGTTTATCAAAGCGTCCGTTTGTAAAATACTGGATTGCTGGTGACGATTACGAATATGGGCACGCCATAGCTGATGGAGTCTGGAACCACCTAAAAAAAATGAAGCCGGATGTCCAGTTGATGGGCCAGTCTTGGTGGAAGGTAGGTGAGCCGGATTTCACGCCCTATATAACTTCTATCCTTTCAGCTAAACCGGATGCGGTCATCGTGGCTACCGGAGGGGCGGGTTGCATACCATTTCTGAAGGCTGCAAAGAACACGGGTTTCAATGAGAAAGTGCCTATTTATATGCATACGGCCACCGAATTGTCCACTTTGAGACCATTGGGACTTGACGCTCCTGAAGGTGTTATCGGAACAGCCAATTATTATTTTTACTACCCTGAAACGCCTGAAAATAAGGTTTTCGTCGACGAGTTCAGGGGTGCTTATAATCGTTATCCTTCATTCGGGAGCTTGATCGGATGGTACACCGCCAATTTCATCGCCAAGGCGTATGAGAAGGCGGGAAAAGTTGACCCGGAGAAATTCGCTGAAGCCCTCTCAGGACTGACCATTGATAGTCCAGTTGGAAAGCTTACCGTAAGGCAATTTGACAATCAGTTGATGCTGCCAATGTTTATGGGGGTCACCAAGAAGGGCCCCGGTTATGACTTCCTGATCGCCACGGATATAATGACTATCCCGGCGGCGGAACTCATGCCTTCAATTGAAGACATAAAAAAGGCTAGAGAACACAAATAG
- a CDS encoding mechanosensitive ion channel family protein: MRKPLIALALWALISLLLGGTALADSAIHPLDPVDISSPRATLESFIQNSHKAASAYMAGDFQETKVYVKRLLQCLNLDEELPDLREAIGFESMLYLAEILHRIEIPPYDDIPDQKAVQDQKITSWTIPYTPITIGLVKDQSPVKRFRFTPDTLKTAPELYRKVEGLPYLWGTEGMGAYKELTSHGGLFITRKFINYLPGWAMTHFFGLRFWQWAGLALFILGSALSTLLAYIYGRKALEALDRRMGSSLKHSVGGLILPLGLISFSKIGLWFIVYELHIFNAEIYLPIALALLLFLYLGGIWFVGAVLHRIASVVIFLGGFAKEGMDTQLIRLGFQILASIIIAILAIDFGARLGLPTYSMVTGLGIGGLAVALAGREALSNLIGTIMIILDRPFKPGDYIVVGDGEHGTVSEVGFRSTRIRTRDGILISIPNSIVANMKIVNWSAPVTVSRVHVPVGVAYGSDPKEVEEALLAVASKSEHVTSFPPPSIRFLGFGDSSLNFSLLCWIELPEFRGRALSQLNWGICEEFQRRGITMPFPQRDIHVVTS; this comes from the coding sequence ATGAGAAAACCCTTAATTGCGCTGGCGCTGTGGGCGCTAATTTCCCTGTTACTAGGTGGTACAGCTCTCGCTGATTCCGCAATTCATCCTCTTGATCCCGTAGACATCTCAAGCCCAAGGGCCACGCTGGAATCTTTTATACAAAACTCCCATAAAGCCGCATCCGCCTATATGGCAGGGGATTTTCAGGAAACCAAGGTTTACGTAAAACGGCTTTTACAATGCCTCAATCTTGACGAAGAATTACCTGATCTCAGGGAGGCGATTGGATTTGAGAGCATGCTGTATTTAGCGGAAATCCTCCATCGTATCGAAATACCTCCTTACGATGACATTCCAGACCAAAAAGCTGTCCAGGACCAAAAAATAACCAGTTGGACCATACCTTATACCCCTATCACCATTGGCCTTGTCAAAGATCAGTCCCCCGTGAAAAGGTTCCGTTTCACTCCTGATACTTTGAAAACAGCGCCAGAGCTTTACCGCAAAGTTGAGGGGCTTCCATATTTGTGGGGAACCGAAGGTATGGGGGCGTACAAAGAACTTACTTCCCACGGGGGGCTTTTCATAACTAGGAAATTTATTAATTACCTTCCCGGTTGGGCCATGACCCATTTTTTCGGGCTGCGTTTTTGGCAGTGGGCGGGTTTGGCGCTATTCATTCTGGGCAGCGCTCTGTCGACCCTACTAGCCTACATATATGGAAGAAAGGCACTTGAGGCATTAGACAGGCGAATGGGGTCGAGTCTAAAACATAGTGTGGGAGGATTAATTTTACCTCTAGGTCTGATATCTTTCTCCAAGATTGGTCTATGGTTTATTGTCTACGAACTGCATATTTTCAATGCCGAGATCTATTTGCCGATAGCGTTGGCTCTTTTGCTTTTTCTTTATCTCGGTGGAATCTGGTTTGTAGGCGCCGTGCTCCACAGAATTGCATCAGTGGTAATTTTCTTGGGCGGTTTCGCCAAAGAGGGCATGGACACTCAGCTCATACGGCTAGGATTTCAAATCCTGGCGTCAATCATTATAGCCATTTTGGCTATAGATTTCGGGGCCAGGTTAGGCCTTCCCACGTATTCCATGGTCACCGGCCTTGGAATCGGCGGCCTTGCTGTCGCTCTGGCCGGACGGGAAGCGTTGTCCAATCTCATCGGAACTATCATGATAATTCTGGATCGGCCATTTAAGCCAGGTGATTACATTGTAGTCGGTGACGGTGAACATGGCACTGTTTCCGAGGTCGGCTTCAGGAGCACACGCATCCGCACAAGAGATGGGATTCTCATATCAATTCCGAATTCGATTGTCGCTAATATGAAGATAGTGAACTGGAGCGCTCCGGTCACTGTGTCCAGAGTTCATGTCCCTGTTGGCGTAGCCTACGGTTCAGATCCAAAAGAAGTGGAAGAAGCTTTACTGGCTGTCGCTTCCAAAAGTGAACATGTTACATCCTTTCCTCCGCCATCAATAAGGTTCTTGGGATTCGGAGATTCATCGCTGAACTTTTCTTTACTCTGCTGGATAGAACTACCGGAGTTCAGGGGACGCGCTCTGTCTCAGTTAAATTGGGGCATCTGTGAGGAATTCCAGAGGAGAGGAATCACCATGCCCTTCCCTCAACGAGATATTCACGTTGTCACGAGTTGA
- a CDS encoding MBL fold metallo-hydrolase: MTKAHRIEIRTPFALDRVNCYYIHDSTPTLIDAGVNTDESFEAVESGIKKAGGTVEGLKRIILTHAHSDHIGLVPRIVSLSGAEVYIHSWDAEKMNHRGEDGFLKRSEKFGEFFIEAGVPRIILEETLKFISERFKRFYLGFSGVKPLDGGKIFSFDDCRLEVIHTPGHTPGSICLLDREYGAFFSGDSLLEKITSNPVVELDSQGENDSYRSLERYIESLGAIEALPITKVFPGHGKPFLNHRKRVKELYAHHSERMDKILDILGVNEPYSKPLIRMTPYEMTIKVFHSLEGIELFLGLSEVYGHMQVLEKRGLISTVKQDSIRVYMLKT, from the coding sequence ATGACCAAAGCTCATAGAATAGAAATAAGAACTCCATTCGCTCTCGATAGGGTCAACTGCTACTATATCCACGACTCAACTCCTACCCTCATCGACGCAGGAGTCAACACGGATGAATCATTCGAAGCCGTTGAGTCAGGAATCAAAAAGGCGGGCGGCACAGTTGAAGGACTAAAGAGGATAATCTTGACTCACGCCCATTCAGACCATATCGGTCTGGTTCCAAGAATCGTCAGTCTCAGCGGCGCCGAGGTGTACATACACTCGTGGGACGCGGAAAAAATGAACCATCGGGGCGAGGATGGCTTTTTGAAACGGAGCGAAAAGTTTGGGGAATTTTTTATCGAAGCTGGTGTGCCTCGAATTATATTGGAAGAGACTCTGAAGTTCATATCTGAGCGGTTTAAGAGATTTTATCTGGGTTTTTCAGGAGTCAAGCCGCTCGATGGTGGGAAAATCTTCTCTTTTGATGATTGTCGCCTTGAGGTTATCCATACGCCCGGGCACACCCCTGGTTCCATTTGTCTCCTTGACAGAGAATATGGCGCTTTCTTTTCAGGGGATAGCCTTCTGGAGAAGATAACTTCCAACCCCGTTGTAGAATTAGACTCACAGGGAGAAAACGACAGCTATAGGAGCCTGGAGAGATACATAGAATCCCTGGGCGCCATTGAGGCGTTGCCTATCACGAAGGTGTTCCCGGGACACGGTAAACCGTTTCTGAACCATCGCAAAAGGGTCAAAGAACTGTACGCCCATCATTCAGAACGTATGGACAAGATCCTGGACATTCTAGGAGTAAATGAACCGTACTCCAAGCCGTTGATTCGGATGACACCTTACGAAATGACAATAAAGGTGTTCCATTCGCTGGAAGGAATAGAGCTGTTTCTTGGACTCTCTGAAGTCTACGGGCACATGCAGGTTCTGGAAAAAAGGGGCTTGATTTCCACTGTCAAACAAGACTCAATAAGGGTTTACATGTTGAAGACGTGA
- a CDS encoding branched-chain amino acid ABC transporter permease — protein sequence MSGGFSRIKLAVLALSLIVALSVAPLVLPRFFNYLLALMLLTGLLATSLNMALGFGGMYQFHHAVFYGVGAYTVSLFLMKTSLPPLVGFIAGPLVSSFLALIMGVICVRLSKLYFGMLQLSLGSLVWIVIFRWYSFTGGDDGLHGVPVPELISSVTGSYYLTLIVSVLCMAVMYMILNSPFGMILQAIRDNPERSEGIGVQVHYHQLVTQMIAGFFAGVAGALFVAVEGSAFPDLLSWTLSLELIIMCLLGGWFSFFGPMLGASIIVCLRTIVGIYTQYWTMVLAIILMLLIFFLPEGALGYLQRFFKSHVSSTGEGR from the coding sequence GTGTCGGGCGGATTTAGCAGAATAAAATTGGCGGTCTTGGCTTTATCCCTGATAGTAGCGCTCTCAGTAGCTCCTCTTGTGTTGCCTCGTTTTTTCAACTATTTGCTCGCCCTAATGCTTCTAACCGGCTTGTTGGCCACCAGTCTAAACATGGCTCTTGGTTTCGGAGGCATGTATCAATTCCATCACGCCGTGTTTTATGGCGTGGGGGCCTATACGGTATCACTTTTCCTGATGAAGACGTCTTTGCCGCCATTAGTGGGTTTTATTGCAGGACCATTAGTTTCGTCGTTTCTTGCGTTGATCATGGGGGTTATCTGCGTCCGACTTTCCAAACTGTATTTTGGAATGCTTCAACTATCACTCGGATCATTGGTCTGGATAGTCATCTTTAGATGGTACTCCTTCACAGGAGGGGACGATGGACTTCACGGGGTTCCTGTTCCTGAGTTGATAAGCTCTGTAACCGGATCCTACTACTTGACTCTTATTGTTTCAGTTCTGTGCATGGCCGTGATGTACATGATTCTGAATTCTCCCTTTGGAATGATTCTCCAGGCCATTCGAGACAACCCGGAGCGAAGTGAAGGCATAGGCGTTCAGGTCCACTATCATCAACTCGTGACACAGATGATAGCGGGTTTTTTCGCCGGAGTGGCTGGAGCGCTCTTTGTAGCGGTTGAAGGATCAGCCTTTCCAGATCTCCTTTCTTGGACCTTGTCCCTCGAACTCATAATCATGTGTCTTCTCGGCGGGTGGTTCAGTTTTTTTGGGCCAATGCTGGGAGCCTCTATAATTGTATGCTTGAGGACCATCGTAGGCATCTATACTCAGTACTGGACCATGGTTCTCGCTATAATTCTTATGCTTCTGATTTTTTTTCTTCCAGAAGGAGCGCTTGGTTACCTTCAACGTTTTTTCAAGAGTCACGTTAGCTCAACTGGAGAGGGTAGATGA
- a CDS encoding ABC transporter ATP-binding protein, which produces MLSVRDVQKSFGPFQAVKKAELEVKKGEIVAVIGPNGAGKSTLFKLISGYLKPDKGRIVFNGQDIGGLSPYRVCRRGLSMSFQIVNIFSRLTVFENVQVSVLSRLKRGFDLVTPAGRVAISETEKILSSVGLNGIGSRVSGTLSHGEQKVLEIAIALGANPDLLILDEPTAGMSPEETAGTIKLLEHLNSDLGLTILFCEHDIELVFSFANRIMVMQQGISLVQDVPSLVRENERVKEAYLGGAR; this is translated from the coding sequence ATGTTGAGCGTTAGAGACGTTCAGAAATCTTTTGGTCCTTTTCAGGCCGTTAAGAAAGCCGAACTGGAAGTTAAAAAAGGTGAAATAGTCGCTGTTATTGGGCCGAATGGAGCCGGCAAGAGCACTTTGTTCAAACTTATTTCCGGCTATCTTAAACCCGACAAAGGTCGTATCGTTTTCAATGGACAAGATATCGGGGGATTGTCTCCTTATCGGGTTTGCAGGCGCGGCTTGAGTATGTCTTTTCAGATTGTCAACATCTTCAGCCGGTTGACGGTTTTTGAAAATGTTCAGGTTTCCGTGCTCTCACGCTTGAAACGGGGATTTGATTTAGTCACTCCGGCTGGAAGAGTCGCTATATCAGAAACTGAAAAGATATTAAGTAGTGTCGGTTTGAACGGAATCGGCTCAAGGGTAAGTGGTACATTGTCCCATGGCGAGCAGAAGGTTCTTGAAATAGCGATCGCATTGGGGGCCAATCCTGATCTGCTAATTCTGGATGAGCCTACGGCCGGAATGTCTCCGGAAGAGACGGCAGGCACGATAAAGTTGCTGGAACATCTGAATTCAGATTTAGGATTAACAATTCTTTTCTGCGAGCACGATATTGAACTCGTTTTTTCCTTCGCAAACCGTATTATGGTAATGCAACAAGGCATATCACTTGTCCAGGACGTTCCATCTCTGGTCAGGGAGAACGAGCGGGTGAAAGAAGCTTATCTCGGGGGGGCCCGTTGA
- the fumC gene encoding class II fumarate hydratase — protein sequence MQEFRIETDSLGQVKVPADKLWGAQTQRSLEHFSIGDDLMPREMVGAYAVLKKAAALANHRGARLTTAQMDLIAQTCDEILVGQHNDQFPLHVWMSGSGTDFNMNVNEVIANRCCQIAGTPLGSKKPLHPNDHVNMSQSTNDTFPSSMSISAAVGVQRNLIPTVMALRDAIAAKAEQWKDIVKIGRTHMQDATPLTLGQEWHGYVGMLDEALRHIKDSLKGVYLLALGGTAVGTGLNAAPGFAKDACAEIARLTDLPFVNAPNKFAVQGAHDSLVMLSGALRSLAVSLYKIANDIRLLSCGPRCGFHELKIPENEPGSSIMPGKVNPTQCEALSMIAVQVMANDVAVGFGGASGYLEMNVYKPLIISNIMKSIRILTDGCNNFNIFLIQGTEPNLKQISRFLEASLMLVTALSPEIGYDKASEIARYADDHDLTLKEAGLELGYISAEDYDRIVDPKKMVHPYVAD from the coding sequence ATGCAGGAATTCCGTATTGAGACAGATAGCCTTGGGCAGGTGAAAGTCCCAGCCGACAAACTTTGGGGGGCTCAGACCCAGCGTTCCCTCGAACACTTCAGCATCGGCGATGACCTGATGCCACGTGAAATGGTGGGCGCTTACGCTGTCCTTAAAAAAGCCGCTGCATTGGCCAATCACAGAGGCGCCAGACTGACCACGGCGCAAATGGATCTCATTGCCCAGACCTGCGATGAAATTCTGGTTGGACAACATAATGATCAATTTCCTCTTCATGTGTGGATGAGCGGCAGCGGAACCGATTTCAACATGAACGTTAACGAGGTTATTGCTAACAGGTGCTGTCAAATTGCAGGGACCCCTTTAGGCAGCAAGAAACCGTTGCATCCCAACGATCATGTTAACATGTCCCAATCCACAAATGACACTTTCCCGTCTTCAATGTCCATTTCAGCCGCTGTCGGTGTTCAGCGCAACCTGATTCCGACTGTTATGGCGCTCCGTGATGCGATTGCCGCCAAAGCCGAACAATGGAAGGACATAGTCAAAATAGGCCGCACGCACATGCAGGACGCTACACCTCTGACTCTCGGCCAGGAGTGGCATGGGTATGTAGGGATGCTGGATGAGGCCCTACGCCACATCAAGGATAGCCTGAAAGGCGTGTACCTATTGGCCCTTGGTGGCACCGCAGTGGGAACTGGACTCAACGCAGCCCCTGGATTTGCAAAGGACGCCTGCGCTGAGATCGCCCGCTTAACCGATTTGCCCTTTGTCAACGCGCCTAACAAATTTGCCGTTCAGGGCGCTCATGACTCACTGGTGATGCTTTCCGGGGCCCTACGATCCCTGGCCGTTTCACTTTACAAGATAGCCAACGACATCAGGCTTTTAAGTTGCGGGCCTCGCTGTGGTTTTCATGAATTAAAGATACCTGAGAATGAACCCGGATCCTCGATCATGCCGGGTAAAGTTAATCCCACACAGTGTGAAGCGCTCTCGATGATAGCCGTTCAAGTCATGGCTAACGATGTGGCGGTAGGTTTCGGAGGGGCTTCTGGATATCTGGAAATGAACGTCTACAAACCGTTGATTATCTCCAACATAATGAAGTCGATTCGTATCCTTACCGACGGGTGCAACAACTTTAATATTTTTCTCATTCAAGGCACAGAGCCGAATCTCAAACAAATAAGCCGCTTTCTGGAAGCTTCATTGATGCTTGTCACAGCTCTTTCTCCGGAGATAGGGTACGACAAAGCGTCAGAGATCGCTCGCTACGCCGATGACCACGACTTGACACTGAAGGAGGCGGGATTGGAGCTTGGCTATATAAGCGCGGAGGATTACGATCGAATAGTTGATCCTAAAAAGATGGTCCATCCATACGTCGCTGATTGA
- a CDS encoding branched-chain amino acid ABC transporter permease: MDLSTITLNGLVQQFIVGLSRSTILFIVSSGLSLVLGVLRIPNVAHGSLYMIGAFLCYSIAYVLGPGATGFWLALILAPIGVALISLVAERGLFCHLYDREHLMLLLFTFALMLLFRDLVKLVWGSEYRSMSPPEILQGSLPILGMPFPKYNLFMLSLGPLVAFGLWYLTQRTKIGKIARAAAVDRDMVSAVGINVSWVFASVFVIGCCLAGLGGALVAPTQNINQGMDHTIIMEAFLIVIIGGLGNVWGALLGALIFGLTDSMGILVWPQFSIVFPYAVVVIVLIFRPKGLLRATW, translated from the coding sequence ATGGATTTATCAACAATCACGCTGAATGGCTTGGTTCAACAATTTATTGTGGGATTGAGCCGTTCAACCATTCTTTTCATCGTGTCCTCGGGGCTGAGCCTGGTTCTTGGTGTGCTTAGGATCCCGAATGTGGCGCACGGCTCTCTGTACATGATTGGGGCTTTTCTGTGTTACTCGATCGCTTATGTCCTCGGCCCCGGCGCCACTGGGTTCTGGCTGGCGCTAATTCTTGCCCCGATAGGTGTGGCCCTGATTAGCCTTGTTGCGGAACGGGGCCTTTTCTGTCATCTTTATGACAGAGAGCATCTCATGTTGCTCCTTTTTACCTTTGCCTTAATGCTCCTGTTCCGTGACCTTGTAAAATTAGTGTGGGGGTCGGAATATAGATCCATGAGCCCTCCGGAGATTTTGCAGGGCTCATTACCCATCCTCGGTATGCCGTTCCCGAAATACAATCTGTTTATGCTCAGTTTAGGCCCTTTGGTCGCTTTTGGGCTCTGGTACCTGACTCAGCGAACCAAGATAGGAAAAATTGCAAGAGCGGCGGCGGTTGACCGAGATATGGTGAGCGCTGTAGGGATAAACGTTAGTTGGGTTTTTGCTTCCGTATTTGTAATAGGTTGTTGTCTGGCAGGCTTGGGTGGAGCTCTAGTGGCTCCGACCCAGAATATCAACCAGGGTATGGACCATACAATAATCATGGAAGCGTTTCTTATCGTGATTATCGGGGGCTTGGGCAACGTCTGGGGGGCGCTGCTCGGAGCATTGATCTTTGGGTTGACGGATTCTATGGGAATACTTGTTTGGCCTCAATTCTCAATCGTTTTCCCTTACGCCGTGGTCGTGATTGTTCTAATCTTTCGTCCTAAAGGACTGCTGAGAGCAACGTGGTAG
- the nhaA gene encoding Na+/H+ antiporter NhaA, giving the protein MKKNSSQNTLFQAGEALGELLLEPFNRFASMQAASGILLLAVTVVALVWANSNLAESYEWLKHSHLEIRISDYSLDKSVHFWINEGLMTIFFFVVGLEIKREMLVGELASFKQAALPFTAALGGMIAPAAIYYLLNAQTPWVKGWGVPMATDIAFTMAAFTLLGSRVPHTLKVFFVSLAIVDDLGAVAVIAIFYTSQLAVGYLFLAGIWLIVLVSFNILGYRRPLSYLLVGLMVWWSLYMSGVHSTVAGILVAFTIPARCRHDMMTFSNRLAKIADGLKCAQVSCHNNCPNDDQQNMVRKLENLCRDVQTPLQRIEYSLHPWVVFLIVPLFALANAGVILEWVQMSETLTTTLSLGITIGLFVGKQLGIFIATWIAVRAGFAVMPAGVSFGQIYGSAILGGVGFTMSIFIADLAFGESPELDASKISILLASLISFIVGFLVLYVTSQSKTNGEGDEPEIVQT; this is encoded by the coding sequence ATGAAGAAGAACTCTTCACAGAATACATTGTTTCAGGCAGGGGAAGCCCTGGGAGAATTACTCCTGGAACCGTTCAACAGATTTGCGTCCATGCAGGCTGCGAGTGGAATACTCCTGCTTGCTGTTACGGTGGTCGCTCTGGTCTGGGCCAACTCTAATTTAGCGGAATCTTATGAATGGCTTAAGCACTCGCATCTCGAGATTAGGATAAGCGATTACTCGCTGGATAAGTCTGTCCATTTCTGGATCAATGAAGGCCTGATGACGATTTTTTTCTTTGTTGTGGGTCTGGAAATCAAACGCGAGATGCTTGTAGGCGAATTGGCATCCTTTAAACAGGCGGCGTTACCTTTTACGGCGGCGCTGGGCGGTATGATTGCCCCTGCGGCCATATACTACCTGCTTAACGCTCAAACTCCTTGGGTAAAAGGCTGGGGCGTGCCCATGGCAACGGACATTGCGTTTACCATGGCGGCCTTCACGCTCCTAGGGTCAAGGGTACCCCATACCCTCAAGGTTTTTTTCGTATCGCTCGCAATTGTTGACGACCTCGGGGCAGTTGCGGTAATCGCCATTTTCTACACCTCCCAGTTAGCTGTTGGTTACCTCTTTCTCGCCGGCATTTGGTTGATCGTCCTCGTGTCTTTCAACATACTGGGTTATCGTAGGCCCTTGTCATACTTACTTGTCGGACTTATGGTGTGGTGGTCTCTTTACATGTCGGGAGTACATTCGACCGTGGCAGGAATTCTGGTCGCCTTTACCATACCCGCGCGTTGTCGCCACGATATGATGACATTCTCAAATCGTCTGGCAAAGATCGCTGATGGCCTAAAATGCGCACAAGTGTCTTGTCACAACAATTGCCCAAACGACGATCAACAAAACATGGTTCGAAAATTGGAGAATCTTTGTAGAGATGTGCAGACTCCTCTTCAAAGAATCGAATATTCACTACATCCCTGGGTCGTTTTTCTCATAGTGCCTCTGTTTGCTCTGGCCAATGCCGGAGTAATCTTGGAATGGGTTCAAATGTCAGAGACCCTGACTACTACGCTGTCGCTCGGTATTACAATTGGGTTGTTCGTGGGAAAGCAGTTAGGAATATTTATAGCGACCTGGATTGCCGTGAGGGCAGGTTTCGCAGTAATGCCTGCCGGAGTGAGCTTCGGGCAAATCTATGGCTCGGCTATTCTTGGCGGTGTAGGCTTTACTATGTCAATTTTTATCGCTGATCTGGCTTTTGGAGAGTCGCCCGAACTGGATGCCTCCAAAATCAGCATACTGCTCGCATCTCTGATATCGTTTATTGTGGGTTTCCTGGTTCTCTATGTGACTTCCCAGAGCAAAACCAATGGCGAAGGAGACGAACCTGAGATCGTACAAACCTGA
- a CDS encoding ABC transporter ATP-binding protein gives MLDVREIHTFYGLSHILFGVSLTVSQGEIVCLLGRNGAGKSTTMKSVMGINPPQQGAIQFKGKDITGKKPYQIARMGMGFVPDDRRVFFDLTVEENLEISERPVDKADSWDRHRVYDFFPALKHIRSRKAGFLSGGEQQMLTIGRALVTNPELLLLDEPTEGLAPILVGMLEQHIMALKKAGLTILLAEQNQKTALSLSDRGYILDNGVIRYQGTIQELRENEEVMRKYLLV, from the coding sequence ATGCTCGATGTAAGAGAGATTCATACTTTCTATGGGTTGAGTCACATACTGTTTGGGGTTTCCCTAACTGTTTCCCAGGGAGAAATAGTCTGCCTGCTCGGGCGCAATGGGGCGGGTAAGAGCACAACCATGAAGAGTGTCATGGGCATAAATCCCCCGCAACAAGGCGCAATCCAATTCAAAGGCAAAGACATAACCGGGAAAAAGCCATATCAGATCGCAAGGATGGGAATGGGCTTTGTTCCAGACGACAGGCGGGTTTTTTTCGATCTCACTGTTGAGGAAAACCTTGAGATATCGGAAAGGCCGGTCGATAAAGCGGATTCATGGGATCGACACAGAGTGTATGACTTTTTCCCGGCTCTTAAACACATCAGATCCAGAAAAGCCGGCTTTTTAAGCGGTGGAGAGCAGCAAATGCTGACCATCGGTAGAGCCCTGGTTACCAACCCGGAATTGTTGCTGTTGGATGAACCCACTGAGGGTTTGGCTCCGATACTTGTAGGAATGCTGGAACAGCACATAATGGCCTTGAAGAAGGCCGGTCTCACCATCTTATTAGCCGAACAGAACCAAAAGACCGCCCTGAGTCTGAGTGATCGAGGCTATATCCTGGACAATGGCGTCATCCGGTACCAGGGGACGATTCAGGAATTACGTGAGAACGAAGAGGTGATGAGAAAGTATCTGCTTGTTTAG